A single genomic interval of Chloracidobacterium validum harbors:
- a CDS encoding S8 family serine peptidase, protein MSLPSPASVPPRRPRRTRWLAGLVATTALAGLTALPLVQAGGNRSTETDKGRRFQLAAPYDFATDTHGHKFITRTTGAHQEAERLGATLVADYGTFRLYSTNRSDVSALTKVDGLELADDFNVVHLNVPINTTSRGARELAQQRLRGSGKHLHVVQFAGPVRREWFEALQRTGVRVINYLPNNAYLVYGDATVIERVSRLGQDTPQTADTTTGSGSFKQWDGPYLGAFKLDPSTADVADKPSQRYAVQLVADPGTNDATVSLAESFSRKPAVQKYQIADFVNFIVELPPSALQTLAAQEDVISIMPYTEPTLLDERQNQILINSLTGGIPNLSTPYATFLTAAGFPALNSTFTSDFVVDVGDEMVDIGNTVAGSTTAPPGGPPNHTNSGLNTTHFALYRAGDILQPSRLVYAKWESTTFPTPLAVDVRGCRIGHGTLCAHIIGGNVPSSLSRALPHAESASPNFYYGLGVAPFVRIGSSAIFGNNGVTSGFTNPNYNDMLARSYQYGARISSNSWGAPVSGAYTPDAQAYDFLVRDAQSATSVFPTPGNQEMVIVFAAGNSGPGAGTVGAPASGKNVICVGGNQNTRIGGENAENMYGSSSRGPCADGRRKPEVLAPATSVSGGVLQIGTPNPTGPGSADPCVTSPLLAGTTGYYRSSTGTSFACPAVSGGAALLRQYFLDNTGAPFNGTAPSPAMTKAYLMNSAQYMTGTGAGDTLWSNNQGMGRMALNRAFDSAPRVLRDQVPADKFTASGQIRVQTVAFPASGPLRVTLAWTDVPGATTGSGPRLVNDLDLQVAAVSDIYRGNNFSGANSTTGGSFDRLNNAESVFIPAGTYPPGTPVTIQVRAFNIAGDGVPGDSDPLDQDYALVIYNATTTAGVPILGNGGATILAESCTPANGILVPGETATVRFVVENGGGAASGALTATLTSSGATGITPSSQSVPSIAPGGTGTVDFSFTVSASCGDLLTLNLTLTDGVNTYGPIPYTFRLGLFNPPTFSNPASISIPASGTATPYPSNVAVSGLTGTITKVTVTINNFSHTWPSDVGVLLRGPGGQICVLFNAAIGGSGGVTGRTYTFDQDAPTVLPTTGFPPSGTYRPNNNGGTRAFTSLPAPPYNSLLTTFNGTSPNGTWELFVQDFVGGDSGTIAGGWSLAITTTTDNGFVCCCTNPTVNPPTVANAVIGSAYTQTISASGTTGPYTFAVTTGLLPPGLTLNPTTGVISGTPTALGLYSFTVRVTDAGGCITDRSYVIQVIAGAVPPVPPQACTTPIFTNGGIESLPTGGFGGAPISVLAPPFSVFGFTVTAPTFSLADNFTVPGGSTWTPSAVTLYAYQTNSGIMISPISAVSLQLWDGPPGAGGNVIAALTPATITTNVFSGVYRVLESTPTNNQRPLFAVTANWPASFPATLAPGTYWLEWSLTPPSGSLFYPPRAVFNGTENARQRNGTAWATVVDTGAGLPVDLPFVICGTATPACTPAVINSSVSLNVTSSTVVAPSCAPEGYANDFLINAVFQNISTQTVSLAGFQVAELQESGGPVPPVPFRLLTADGATCTSGGLVGSVQSLPQSVILTPGQSINVTFRIAMPSVRRFRFFVNVLGCVTGGSEVMTKQTPALAMQPLELELDPAQPKAPRVKPDTAAKPRGATGPGRR, encoded by the coding sequence ATGTCCTTACCTTCACCTGCCTCAGTTCCACCACGGCGTCCCAGGCGCACGCGTTGGCTGGCCGGACTGGTCGCCACAACGGCGCTAGCCGGACTCACGGCGCTACCGTTGGTGCAAGCCGGCGGTAACCGCTCGACTGAAACTGACAAAGGACGGCGCTTCCAACTTGCCGCGCCGTATGACTTCGCCACTGATACCCATGGTCACAAGTTCATCACCCGCACTACCGGTGCACACCAGGAAGCCGAGCGACTCGGGGCGACGTTGGTGGCCGACTACGGCACCTTTCGGCTCTACAGTACGAACCGTTCCGACGTTTCGGCATTGACCAAGGTTGATGGACTCGAACTGGCCGACGATTTCAACGTCGTCCACTTGAATGTTCCAATCAACACGACCTCGCGTGGCGCGCGGGAGCTTGCCCAGCAACGCCTGCGCGGAAGTGGCAAACATTTGCATGTCGTCCAGTTTGCCGGGCCGGTGCGGCGTGAATGGTTTGAGGCTCTACAGCGCACGGGCGTTCGGGTTATCAACTACCTACCGAACAACGCCTATCTCGTTTATGGCGATGCCACGGTTATCGAGCGCGTGAGCCGGCTTGGACAAGACACACCCCAGACGGCGGACACCACGACCGGCAGCGGTAGCTTCAAGCAGTGGGACGGTCCTTATCTTGGCGCGTTCAAGCTTGACCCAAGCACGGCCGATGTAGCGGACAAACCATCCCAGCGCTATGCCGTGCAGCTTGTCGCCGACCCCGGAACGAATGATGCGACGGTGTCGCTAGCTGAAAGCTTTAGCCGCAAACCGGCCGTCCAGAAATACCAGATTGCCGACTTTGTGAACTTCATCGTCGAACTCCCCCCCAGTGCATTGCAGACGTTGGCGGCACAGGAAGACGTCATTTCGATCATGCCCTACACCGAGCCGACACTGCTCGATGAACGGCAAAACCAAATTCTCATCAACAGCCTGACCGGGGGCATTCCGAACCTCTCGACGCCCTATGCAACGTTTTTGACGGCGGCCGGCTTCCCGGCGCTCAACTCAACATTTACCTCGGACTTCGTCGTGGATGTCGGCGATGAAATGGTGGACATCGGCAACACCGTTGCCGGCTCAACCACGGCGCCGCCAGGTGGGCCGCCCAACCATACCAACAGCGGACTCAACACGACGCACTTTGCGCTCTACCGCGCCGGTGACATCCTCCAACCAAGCCGTTTGGTCTATGCCAAGTGGGAAAGTACCACCTTCCCAACGCCGCTGGCGGTTGACGTACGCGGCTGCCGCATCGGTCACGGGACGCTCTGCGCCCACATCATCGGCGGCAACGTGCCGTCGTCGCTGTCACGCGCGCTACCCCATGCGGAAAGCGCGTCACCTAACTTTTATTACGGCTTGGGGGTCGCGCCCTTCGTGCGGATTGGTAGCTCCGCTATTTTCGGTAACAACGGCGTGACCAGTGGTTTTACCAACCCGAATTATAACGACATGCTGGCGCGGTCCTATCAATATGGCGCACGCATCAGCTCAAACAGTTGGGGCGCGCCGGTGAGCGGCGCCTACACGCCGGATGCCCAAGCCTATGACTTCCTCGTGCGCGATGCCCAAAGCGCCACCTCCGTCTTTCCCACCCCTGGCAATCAGGAAATGGTGATTGTCTTTGCAGCCGGCAACAGTGGGCCTGGCGCCGGCACGGTTGGCGCACCGGCCAGCGGCAAAAATGTCATCTGCGTTGGCGGCAACCAAAACACCCGCATTGGTGGTGAAAACGCCGAAAACATGTATGGCAGCTCCAGTCGCGGACCGTGCGCCGATGGGCGACGGAAACCGGAAGTCCTGGCTCCAGCGACATCCGTCTCCGGTGGCGTACTTCAGATTGGCACGCCAAATCCAACCGGACCGGGCAGCGCCGACCCGTGTGTGACCAGCCCACTCCTGGCTGGGACAACCGGCTACTACCGCTCCTCCACCGGGACGAGCTTTGCTTGCCCGGCCGTATCGGGCGGCGCGGCGCTGTTGCGTCAATACTTCCTCGACAACACGGGCGCGCCTTTCAACGGCACGGCGCCCAGCCCGGCCATGACCAAGGCCTATTTGATGAACTCCGCCCAGTACATGACCGGCACGGGCGCGGGCGATACCCTCTGGTCAAACAACCAAGGCATGGGACGGATGGCGCTCAACCGGGCGTTTGACAGCGCGCCGCGGGTGCTCCGCGACCAGGTTCCTGCCGACAAGTTCACGGCCAGCGGGCAGATTCGAGTGCAAACGGTGGCGTTCCCGGCTTCCGGGCCGTTGCGTGTCACCCTTGCCTGGACTGATGTACCCGGCGCGACCACCGGTAGCGGACCGCGTTTGGTCAATGACCTTGACTTGCAGGTGGCCGCGGTGAGCGACATCTACCGTGGCAATAACTTCTCCGGCGCCAACTCGACTACCGGCGGTTCCTTTGATCGCCTCAACAATGCGGAAAGTGTCTTCATTCCGGCCGGCACCTACCCGCCTGGCACACCGGTGACAATTCAGGTCCGGGCTTTCAACATCGCCGGTGACGGCGTGCCGGGTGACAGTGACCCGCTCGACCAGGATTACGCGCTGGTTATCTACAATGCGACGACGACAGCCGGGGTGCCTATCCTCGGCAACGGCGGCGCGACGATTTTGGCGGAAAGCTGCACGCCAGCCAACGGTATTCTGGTCCCAGGTGAAACGGCGACCGTGCGGTTCGTTGTTGAAAACGGTGGTGGCGCAGCGTCGGGAGCGCTCACAGCGACACTGACCAGCAGCGGCGCCACAGGCATTACGCCATCCAGCCAGAGCGTGCCTTCGATTGCGCCGGGTGGCACCGGCACGGTTGATTTCAGCTTCACCGTTTCGGCAAGCTGTGGCGATCTGCTCACCCTCAACCTGACGCTGACCGATGGTGTGAATACCTATGGGCCAATCCCATACACCTTCCGCCTCGGCCTCTTCAACCCGCCCACCTTTAGCAATCCAGCCAGTATCTCCATTCCGGCTTCGGGCACCGCGACACCGTATCCATCCAACGTCGCCGTATCCGGCTTGACCGGAACGATCACGAAAGTAACGGTGACCATCAACAACTTCAGCCATACCTGGCCCAGCGATGTCGGCGTGCTGCTGCGCGGACCAGGCGGGCAGATTTGCGTCTTGTTCAACGCCGCCATTGGCGGCTCTGGCGGCGTGACGGGACGCACCTACACCTTTGACCAGGATGCCCCGACGGTACTGCCGACGACCGGCTTCCCACCGAGTGGCACCTATCGGCCGAACAATAACGGTGGAACCCGCGCCTTCACGAGTCTGCCGGCGCCGCCGTACAACAGCCTCCTGACCACGTTCAACGGCACCAGTCCGAACGGCACCTGGGAACTGTTTGTTCAGGACTTTGTGGGCGGCGACAGTGGCACGATTGCCGGCGGTTGGTCGCTGGCGATTACGACCACCACCGACAATGGTTTTGTCTGCTGCTGTACGAATCCAACCGTGAACCCACCGACGGTGGCCAACGCGGTCATCGGTTCGGCTTACACCCAAACGATTAGCGCCAGTGGGACAACCGGGCCCTACACGTTTGCGGTCACAACCGGCCTGCTCCCGCCAGGACTGACACTGAATCCAACCACAGGCGTCATTTCCGGCACGCCAACCGCTTTGGGGCTGTATAGCTTCACGGTTCGGGTCACCGATGCCGGTGGCTGCATTACCGACCGGAGCTACGTGATTCAGGTCATTGCCGGCGCAGTGCCGCCGGTGCCGCCGCAGGCCTGTACGACCCCAATCTTCACAAACGGTGGAATCGAAAGCCTGCCCACCGGTGGCTTTGGCGGCGCGCCGATTAGCGTGCTGGCACCGCCATTCTCGGTCTTTGGCTTTACGGTCACAGCGCCCACCTTCTCGCTGGCAGACAACTTCACGGTTCCTGGTGGCTCGACCTGGACGCCCTCGGCGGTCACACTCTATGCCTATCAAACCAACTCCGGGATTATGATCTCGCCCATTAGCGCCGTAAGCCTCCAGCTTTGGGATGGCCCGCCCGGCGCGGGTGGGAACGTGATTGCCGCGCTGACGCCGGCGACCATCACAACCAACGTCTTCAGCGGCGTCTATCGGGTGTTGGAGTCAACGCCAACCAACAATCAACGCCCGCTTTTTGCCGTCACGGCGAACTGGCCGGCGTCCTTCCCGGCCACGCTCGCGCCAGGGACGTACTGGCTCGAATGGTCGCTGACACCACCATCTGGCAGCCTCTTCTATCCACCGCGCGCGGTCTTCAACGGCACGGAAAACGCGCGCCAGCGCAATGGCACAGCGTGGGCAACCGTGGTGGATACCGGAGCCGGCTTGCCGGTGGACCTGCCGTTTGTCATCTGCGGCACGGCGACACCGGCCTGCACGCCGGCGGTCATCAACTCCAGCGTGTCGCTCAATGTCACGTCGAGCACGGTGGTTGCGCCAAGCTGCGCGCCCGAAGGCTACGCCAACGACTTCCTCATCAATGCGGTGTTCCAAAACATCAGCACGCAGACGGTGTCGTTGGCAGGCTTCCAGGTCGCTGAATTGCAGGAATCGGGCGGGCCGGTGCCACCGGTGCCATTCCGGCTCCTCACCGCCGATGGGGCAACCTGCACCAGCGGTGGCTTGGTTGGTTCTGTCCAGTCGTTGCCGCAAAGCGTCATCCTGACGCCTGGCCAGAGCATCAATGTCACCTTCCGCATTGCCATGCCATCGGTCCGGCGCTTCCGCTTCTTCGTCAACGTTCTGGGCTGCGTTACCGGCGGCTCAGAAGTGATGACGAAGCAAACGCCGGCCCTGGCGATGCAGCCGCTGGAACTCGAACTCGACCCAGCCCAGCCAAAAGCGCCGCGCGTCAAACCGGATACGGCAGCCAAGCCGCGCGGAGCGACCGGCCCAGGCCGGCGCTAA
- a CDS encoding bleomycin resistance protein, which yields MTQTVIPQLRMLSAQRSLLFYTQGLGFQIDWQHQFEPGSPLFCQLTRDGQTIFLTEHADDCQVGGAVYFQVADVDACYRSFTANGITTCPPEAMPWGMREMVITDPDGNRLRFASRLGV from the coding sequence ATGACACAAACGGTCATTCCACAACTTCGTATGCTGAGCGCCCAGCGGTCGCTTCTGTTTTACACGCAGGGGCTGGGCTTCCAGATTGACTGGCAGCATCAGTTTGAGCCGGGCTCCCCGCTGTTTTGCCAACTCACCCGTGACGGACAAACCATCTTTCTCACCGAGCACGCCGACGACTGCCAAGTCGGCGGGGCAGTGTACTTCCAGGTCGCCGATGTTGACGCTTGCTACCGGAGCTTCACGGCAAACGGTATCACCACCTGCCCGCCGGAAGCCATGCCGTGGGGCATGCGCGAGATGGTTATCACCGACCCTGACGGTAATCGGTTACGCTTTGCTAGCCGCCTAGGCGTCTAG
- a CDS encoding serine/threonine-protein kinase: MTTIPDPFIGVTLDGKYRLDAKIGVGGFGVVYRATHLNLNRPVAVKVLHNNVHNTTPENLERFRQEGVSACSVSHPNAVAILDFSITQDGYAYLVMELLDGRPLSDELQERFVLPLERCVEIIVPVCDVLTEAHASGIVHRDIKPDNIFLHKTRRGEIVKVLDFGIAKLARPPKEPGQRNLTATGILMGTPEYMSPERMRNKPYDGKADVYSLGIMMYQMLSGKLPFESADNDFVAVMWMQVNDPPPPIRAYNAAIPIEVERVILHALEKDPANRPTAEELSQELLAAMGESSFGYSSGKFTLGSATPTSPASAMKLPALTAEGSYTPLLFDLTSTLEIVTSPLAEVSPAVTNGADRDAPLEAKLLPAPARVAEKVGEIAVFTGHAYPNSIAFSRDGRFFHSARRDQTIGMFSTEDGREITRFAAGRMFPVRSVALSPDNRVAVFSGADDSLRLRDAQSGGELRRLFGHAHVTTLAFSPDGRWIVTGGQDKTVRLWEAASGRELRRFTGHADEIACANFSPDGQSVIVLTVRGDIHLWDAQVGRQLLYLPPDETTYDALSVAISDDRQRLVGSEFKQVKATENEARRRIKRLDVGQIPYGSSQFVFTPDGRQVASVNLDSTIRLWQVDDGKPLQVFVGHGNYVNSLALSADGKRLLSGSDDRTIRLWDVESGHEIMCFTGHTDRVHHVMLHPDGVHALSCGPDGTVRRWGLPPA, translated from the coding sequence TTGACAACGATCCCCGATCCCTTCATCGGTGTCACCCTCGACGGCAAGTATCGCCTCGATGCCAAGATCGGCGTCGGTGGCTTCGGCGTGGTGTATCGCGCAACGCACCTGAACCTCAACCGCCCCGTCGCGGTCAAGGTGCTGCACAACAACGTCCACAACACCACGCCGGAAAATCTCGAGCGGTTTCGCCAGGAAGGCGTATCCGCTTGCTCGGTCTCCCATCCCAACGCCGTCGCCATTTTGGATTTCAGTATTACGCAGGATGGCTACGCCTACCTAGTCATGGAACTGCTCGATGGGCGGCCACTCAGCGATGAGCTTCAGGAGCGGTTCGTTCTGCCCCTTGAACGCTGCGTGGAAATCATCGTCCCCGTTTGTGACGTGCTGACCGAGGCGCACGCTTCCGGTATCGTCCACCGCGACATCAAGCCCGACAACATTTTCTTGCACAAAACCCGCCGCGGCGAGATTGTCAAGGTGCTTGATTTTGGGATTGCCAAGCTGGCCCGTCCGCCCAAAGAACCGGGCCAGCGCAACCTGACGGCAACCGGCATCCTAATGGGCACGCCGGAATACATGTCGCCGGAGCGCATGCGGAACAAGCCTTATGACGGTAAGGCCGATGTCTATAGCCTGGGCATCATGATGTATCAAATGCTCTCTGGAAAACTGCCCTTCGAGTCAGCCGACAACGACTTTGTCGCTGTCATGTGGATGCAGGTCAACGATCCGCCGCCGCCCATCCGGGCCTACAACGCGGCGATTCCAATCGAGGTCGAGCGCGTGATTTTGCACGCGCTCGAAAAAGACCCGGCAAACCGACCGACGGCTGAGGAACTCTCCCAGGAGTTGCTTGCCGCCATGGGAGAATCGTCATTTGGCTATTCGTCAGGAAAGTTTACGCTGGGAAGCGCCACGCCCACATCGCCCGCCTCCGCGATGAAGCTGCCGGCCCTGACCGCGGAGGGTTCATATACCCCGCTGCTGTTTGATTTGACCTCGACGCTCGAAATCGTTACCTCACCGCTCGCCGAAGTTTCTCCGGCAGTCACGAATGGTGCTGACCGGGATGCGCCACTGGAAGCCAAGTTATTGCCAGCCCCAGCGCGAGTTGCCGAGAAAGTCGGCGAGATTGCGGTCTTCACGGGGCATGCCTATCCCAACAGCATTGCTTTCTCGCGTGATGGGCGGTTTTTCCACTCGGCGCGGCGCGACCAAACCATTGGCATGTTTTCAACCGAAGATGGGCGAGAGATCACCCGTTTCGCTGCCGGGCGCATGTTTCCGGTGCGGTCTGTGGCGCTCAGTCCTGACAATCGAGTTGCCGTGTTCAGTGGTGCGGATGACAGTCTGCGTCTGCGTGATGCCCAGAGTGGGGGAGAACTGCGGCGGCTGTTTGGCCATGCGCATGTCACGACGCTAGCCTTCTCGCCGGACGGAAGGTGGATTGTGACGGGCGGCCAAGACAAAACGGTACGGCTCTGGGAAGCCGCATCGGGACGTGAGCTACGCCGTTTCACCGGACATGCCGATGAGATTGCTTGCGCGAACTTTTCCCCAGATGGGCAATCGGTCATCGTCCTCACGGTTCGGGGAGATATTCACCTCTGGGACGCGCAGGTGGGCCGCCAACTGCTTTATTTGCCGCCGGACGAGACGACGTACGACGCCCTCAGCGTCGCCATTTCCGATGACCGCCAACGTTTGGTGGGAAGCGAGTTCAAGCAGGTGAAAGCCACTGAAAACGAAGCGCGCCGCCGGATCAAACGCCTCGATGTGGGGCAAATTCCCTACGGGTCGTCGCAGTTCGTCTTTACGCCGGATGGACGGCAGGTGGCCTCGGTCAATCTCGATTCCACCATCCGGCTCTGGCAAGTGGACGACGGCAAGCCCCTCCAGGTGTTTGTCGGGCATGGCAACTACGTCAACAGCCTGGCGCTTTCGGCTGACGGCAAACGCCTGTTGTCCGGCAGCGATGACCGGACGATTCGGCTCTGGGATGTTGAAAGCGGTCACGAGATTATGTGCTTTACGGGTCACACGGATCGTGTCCACCATGTGATGCTGCACCCAGACGGTGTCCATGCCCTGTCTTGCGGGCCCGATGGCACGGTGCGTCGCTGGGGACTGCCGCCGGCGTAA